From the Nocardiopsis changdeensis genome, one window contains:
- a CDS encoding molybdopterin-dependent oxidoreductase: MDAHVNGSPATVPDSPATSAAAHIRDGLGLTGTKIACGTGVCGACTVLVDGSPTVSCLLPADRLTGRDVTTVEGLGGDHPVQRAFAAHDGLQCGFCTPGFVVEASVFVDAWRAEHGDTRPDRERIADALAGHLCRCGAYEGIFAAVAAACAGEFDGEPDRDPPRVDALDKVTGRARYSGDHAPPGTWEGVIVRSPLPHARVRAVHAADPATPLVDLLPPDRTVRYVGQPIAAVAAPTAEAARSAAAAVAVAYEPRPAVAGVDAARAPDAPLVHPTRTDRSGAPSYGEAPTPPAPWTGNVRGPGTLSWRGPTAVRRLRAAAEAGDPLLVAQEYTTATQVHTPLEPHVCVAHWSGDGLRLFASTQSVSRLADRVAARWGLDRDRVHVVTEHVGGGFGAKNGISVDIEAAVELSRAAGAPVRVAFTRAEELTDAGHRPGTRTRVALLADRDGGLAAMSVDSHGDGGVSVGSTTATLAFLMYGRAPRRVRDFDVVTNRPPGMPMRGPGGPPMAWALEQAVDEMARRLDEDPLALRLRWDGNPKRRALYERAARTPLWRERPRGPRTGRFRRGVGVAASNWLYLFGPRAQVELVVRGGELVARAATQDLGTGIRTVLSDTVAERLGLPAGGVRVEIGDSSSVHGTGSYGSRTTPSMGPAAADAADRLRAALRELDPGVPAQGPIDEHVLKEALAAAEGLSVVGGRGRDRWGALTPEMSGDLAIGRGMSGAVHVMEVEVDTLLGRVRPTRCWAGIAAGRIYSERTARNQCEGAVVQGVGYALFEERRHDPRTGAILTDDLEDYRIPGMGDVPETEVHFHQEGFEHVPGGGVGLGEVSVVGVAAALGNAVFDATGWRPRELPLRPDRLIEGIR; this comes from the coding sequence ATGGACGCCCACGTCAACGGCTCACCCGCCACCGTCCCCGACTCCCCCGCCACCAGCGCCGCCGCGCACATCCGCGACGGCCTGGGCCTGACCGGCACCAAGATCGCCTGCGGCACCGGCGTCTGCGGTGCCTGCACGGTCCTCGTCGACGGCTCCCCCACCGTCTCCTGCCTGCTGCCCGCCGACCGGCTCACCGGGCGCGACGTCACCACCGTGGAGGGCCTGGGCGGCGACCACCCCGTCCAGCGCGCCTTCGCCGCCCACGACGGACTCCAGTGCGGGTTCTGCACGCCCGGGTTCGTCGTCGAGGCGTCGGTGTTCGTCGACGCCTGGCGGGCCGAGCACGGCGACACCCGGCCCGACCGGGAGCGGATCGCCGACGCCCTGGCCGGGCACCTGTGCCGCTGCGGCGCCTACGAGGGCATCTTCGCCGCCGTGGCCGCCGCCTGCGCCGGGGAGTTCGACGGCGAGCCCGACCGGGACCCGCCGCGCGTGGACGCCCTGGACAAGGTCACCGGCCGCGCCCGCTACAGCGGCGACCACGCCCCGCCCGGCACCTGGGAGGGCGTCATCGTCCGCTCCCCGCTCCCCCACGCCCGGGTCCGCGCGGTGCACGCCGCCGACCCCGCGACCCCGCTGGTCGACCTGCTGCCCCCGGACCGCACCGTCCGCTACGTCGGCCAGCCGATCGCCGCCGTCGCCGCGCCCACCGCCGAGGCGGCCCGGTCCGCGGCCGCCGCCGTGGCCGTCGCCTACGAGCCCCGGCCCGCCGTGGCCGGTGTCGACGCCGCCCGCGCCCCCGACGCGCCCCTGGTCCACCCCACCCGGACCGACCGGTCCGGCGCACCCTCCTACGGCGAGGCCCCCACGCCCCCGGCGCCCTGGACCGGGAACGTGCGCGGCCCGGGCACCCTGAGCTGGCGCGGCCCCACCGCCGTGCGGCGGCTGCGCGCCGCCGCCGAGGCGGGCGACCCGCTGCTGGTGGCACAGGAGTACACCACCGCGACCCAGGTGCACACTCCGCTGGAGCCGCACGTGTGCGTCGCCCACTGGAGCGGGGACGGCCTCCGTCTGTTCGCCTCCACCCAGTCCGTCAGCAGGCTCGCCGACCGGGTCGCCGCCCGTTGGGGGCTGGACCGGGACCGGGTGCACGTGGTGACCGAACACGTCGGCGGCGGCTTCGGCGCCAAGAACGGCATCTCCGTCGACATCGAGGCCGCCGTCGAGCTGTCCCGGGCGGCCGGGGCCCCGGTCCGGGTCGCCTTCACGCGCGCCGAGGAGCTCACCGACGCCGGGCACCGCCCCGGCACCCGCACCCGCGTGGCGCTGCTGGCCGACCGGGACGGCGGCCTGGCCGCGATGAGCGTCGACTCCCACGGCGACGGCGGCGTCTCCGTGGGCTCCACGACCGCCACCCTGGCCTTCCTCATGTACGGGCGCGCGCCCCGCCGGGTGCGCGACTTCGACGTGGTCACCAACCGCCCGCCCGGCATGCCCATGCGCGGCCCCGGCGGACCGCCGATGGCCTGGGCGCTGGAGCAGGCCGTGGACGAGATGGCCCGCCGGCTGGACGAGGACCCCCTCGCCCTGCGGCTGCGCTGGGACGGCAACCCCAAGCGGCGCGCCCTGTACGAGCGCGCCGCGCGCACCCCGCTGTGGCGGGAGCGGCCCCGGGGCCCGCGCACCGGCCGCTTCCGGCGCGGGGTGGGCGTGGCCGCCTCCAACTGGCTCTACCTGTTCGGCCCCCGGGCGCAGGTGGAGCTGGTCGTCCGGGGCGGGGAGCTGGTGGCCCGCGCGGCCACCCAGGACCTGGGCACCGGCATCCGCACGGTGCTCTCCGACACCGTCGCCGAGCGCCTGGGCCTGCCCGCCGGGGGCGTGCGCGTGGAGATCGGCGACTCCTCGTCGGTGCACGGCACCGGCTCCTACGGCAGCCGCACCACTCCCTCCATGGGGCCGGCCGCCGCGGACGCCGCGGACCGGCTGCGCGCCGCACTGCGCGAACTCGACCCGGGCGTCCCCGCCCAAGGCCCCATCGACGAGCACGTGCTCAAGGAGGCGCTGGCCGCCGCCGAGGGCCTGAGCGTGGTGGGCGGCCGCGGCCGCGACCGGTGGGGGGCGCTGACCCCCGAGATGTCCGGCGACCTGGCCATCGGCCGGGGCATGAGCGGCGCCGTGCACGTCATGGAGGTGGAGGTCGACACCCTGCTGGGGCGGGTGCGCCCCACCCGCTGCTGGGCGGGGATCGCCGCCGGGCGGATCTACTCCGAGCGCACCGCCCGCAACCAGTGCGAGGGCGCGGTGGTGCAGGGCGTGGGCTACGCCCTGTTCGAGGAGCGCCGCCACGACCCGCGCACCGGGGCGATCCTCACCGACGACCTGGAGGACTACCGCATCCCGGGCATGGGCGACGTGCCCGAGACCGAGGTGCACTTCCACCAGGAGGGGTTCGAGCACGTCCCCGGCGGTGGGGTGGGCCTGGGCGAGGTGTCCGTGGTGGGGGTGGCCGCCGCCCTGGGCAACGCCGTCTTCGACGCCACCGGGTGGCGTCCCCGGGAGCTGCCGCTGCGCCCGGACCGACTGATCGAGGGGATCCGATGA
- a CDS encoding FAD binding domain-containing protein encodes MRFLSPSTLQEALEAKAEHPDAVPITGGTDVMVELNFDKRRPDILLDLTRVAELSRWEAAGDGHTRLGAAVPYSRIIAELPALAPGLAKASRTVASPQIRNRGTVGGNLGGASPAGDALPPLLAADATVELASTRGTRRVRARDFFLSFRTTARRDDELITAILLPAPAGPQHFAKIGTRNAMVIAVTSFALALDTGARTVGTGIGSAGPTPLRAEAAEDFLAQEIDWDSPGPLPEATVRRFGELVAAAARPIDDQRGSAAYRRHALSVMARRTLTWSITDYRKEAAACA; translated from the coding sequence ATGCGATTCCTGAGCCCCTCCACCCTGCAGGAGGCGCTTGAGGCCAAGGCCGAGCACCCCGACGCCGTCCCGATCACCGGCGGCACCGACGTCATGGTCGAACTCAACTTCGACAAGCGCAGGCCCGACATCCTGCTCGACCTGACCCGCGTCGCCGAACTCTCCCGCTGGGAGGCCGCCGGCGACGGCCACACGCGCCTGGGCGCCGCGGTCCCCTACAGCCGCATCATCGCCGAGCTGCCCGCCCTGGCACCGGGACTGGCCAAGGCCTCCCGCACGGTCGCCTCACCGCAGATCCGCAACCGCGGCACCGTCGGCGGCAACCTCGGCGGCGCCTCCCCCGCCGGGGACGCCCTCCCGCCGCTGCTGGCCGCCGACGCCACCGTCGAACTCGCCTCCACCCGGGGCACCCGCCGTGTCAGGGCCCGCGACTTCTTCCTCTCGTTCCGCACCACCGCGCGCCGGGACGACGAACTGATCACCGCGATCCTGCTGCCCGCACCCGCCGGTCCCCAGCACTTCGCCAAGATCGGCACCCGCAACGCCATGGTCATCGCCGTCACCTCCTTCGCCCTGGCCCTGGACACCGGCGCACGCACCGTCGGCACCGGCATCGGCTCCGCCGGACCCACCCCGCTGCGCGCCGAGGCCGCCGAGGACTTCCTCGCCCAGGAGATCGACTGGGACTCCCCCGGGCCCCTGCCCGAGGCCACCGTCCGCCGCTTCGGCGAACTCGTCGCCGCCGCCGCACGCCCCATCGACGACCAGCGCGGCAGCGCCGCCTACCGGCGCCACGCCCTGTCCGTCATGGCCCGCCGCACCCTGACCTGGTCCATCACCGACTACCGCAAGGAAGCCGCCGCATGCGCGTGA
- a CDS encoding serine/threonine-protein kinase translates to MTTPLLPTDPAAIGPYTVTARIDSGGQGTVYLARAADGTRTAVKVLGRTWEGDSRQRDRFAQELTAARRVAPFCTAAVLDADMDADPPYIASEYVPGPTLRAAVENGGPRTGPDLDRLAIATITALAAVHEAGVVHRDLKPGNVILGPDGPRVIDFGIARLVDATRQTTTVAGTPAYMSPEQIRGRAAGPAGDLFSWACVLVYAATGHRAFHGGTTLAIVDQVLTSPPDLTGVPDRLRPVLERCLDKDPDRRPTAMEVLGALIGGGPLPAATPATLLLEQTSTAVDTDTARIRAVPEVPGPRRGAAPPSDGGPATGPLPPVGPAGGAPEGGAAPGETAGGPWRTGPAAPGTETPRTRVSPRTAPRTAGHNRPGGPPDGAPPAPAAERPRRRRPAAGWVTAGALAVLAALGGALFWVYVQSTPPPVEPVGNTPTSEEVAVVPSASGEGPVEEAPSEGEGTGGEGGTWTPPTEETGGTGGGTGTDCHTDPHHPDCVTVDPTDCGTDPDACWNPGTGEGEEGTGEGTGTGDGGTGGGTDGGTGDAGTDTHGGTDTELP, encoded by the coding sequence ATGACCACACCGCTCCTCCCCACCGACCCGGCCGCCATCGGCCCCTACACCGTCACGGCCCGTATCGACAGCGGCGGACAGGGCACCGTCTACCTCGCCCGCGCCGCCGACGGCACCCGGACGGCGGTCAAGGTGCTGGGCCGCACCTGGGAGGGCGACTCCCGCCAGCGCGACCGCTTCGCCCAGGAGCTCACCGCGGCCCGCCGCGTCGCCCCCTTCTGCACCGCCGCCGTCCTGGACGCCGACATGGACGCCGACCCGCCCTACATCGCCAGCGAGTACGTACCCGGCCCCACCCTGCGCGCCGCCGTCGAGAACGGCGGCCCCCGCACCGGCCCCGACCTGGACCGGCTGGCCATCGCCACCATCACCGCCCTGGCCGCCGTCCACGAGGCCGGGGTCGTGCACCGCGACCTCAAGCCCGGCAACGTCATCCTGGGCCCCGACGGCCCCCGCGTCATCGACTTCGGCATCGCCCGGCTGGTCGACGCCACCCGGCAGACCACCACCGTCGCCGGGACCCCCGCCTACATGTCCCCCGAGCAGATCCGCGGCCGCGCCGCGGGGCCGGCCGGCGACCTGTTCTCCTGGGCCTGCGTCCTGGTCTACGCCGCCACCGGCCACCGCGCCTTCCACGGCGGGACCACCCTGGCCATCGTCGACCAGGTGCTCACCTCCCCTCCGGACCTGACCGGCGTCCCCGACCGGCTGCGCCCCGTCCTGGAGCGCTGCCTGGACAAGGACCCCGACCGGCGGCCCACCGCCATGGAGGTGCTGGGCGCGCTCATCGGCGGCGGCCCCCTGCCCGCGGCCACCCCTGCCACCCTGCTGCTGGAGCAGACCTCCACCGCCGTGGACACCGACACCGCCCGCATCCGCGCGGTCCCGGAGGTGCCCGGACCCCGGCGGGGGGCCGCACCCCCGTCCGACGGCGGGCCCGCCACCGGGCCGCTGCCCCCGGTCGGCCCCGCCGGGGGCGCCCCCGAGGGCGGGGCGGCACCCGGGGAGACCGCCGGAGGACCCTGGCGGACCGGGCCCGCCGCACCCGGGACGGAGACACCGCGCACCCGGGTGTCCCCGCGGACCGCACCCCGCACCGCGGGCCACAACCGCCCCGGCGGACCGCCCGACGGCGCTCCCCCGGCACCCGCCGCGGAACGGCCCCGGCGGCGGCGCCCCGCGGCCGGGTGGGTGACGGCCGGGGCCCTGGCGGTGCTCGCAGCCCTGGGCGGCGCGCTGTTCTGGGTCTACGTCCAGAGCACTCCCCCGCCCGTGGAGCCGGTCGGCAACACCCCGACCTCCGAGGAGGTCGCGGTGGTCCCCTCCGCCTCCGGCGAGGGGCCCGTGGAGGAGGCCCCCTCCGAGGGGGAGGGCACCGGCGGGGAGGGCGGCACCTGGACACCGCCCACCGAGGAGACCGGCGGGACCGGGGGCGGTACCGGGACCGACTGCCACACCGACCCCCACCATCCCGACTGCGTCACGGTCGACCCGACCGACTGCGGGACCGACCCCGACGCCTGCTGGAACCCCGGCACGGGCGAGGGTGAAGAAGGCACCGGTGAGGGGACCGGGACCGGTGATGGAGGGACCGGCGGCGGAACCGACGGGGGGACCGGGGACGCGGGCACTGACACCCACGGGGGTACGGACACCGAACTCCCGTGA
- the pucD gene encoding xanthine dehydrogenase subunit D: MPATTVTDLTSTTRDGIGASPPRPDGTLKVTGEFAYSSDMWMEDMLWGATLRSPHPHAEILSIDITEALKVPGVEAVLTHEDVPGTKRYGLEFEDQPVLAYGKVRYKGEPVAIVAADHPETARRAMERIRVDYRVLEPVTDPRRAAMDPHCPLVHEPGTVPDHPEYNQRGNRLRHQPIRTGDFAQGDPDTALEALRARADVVVADEYEVGMQDQAFLGPESGMAVPAEDGGVDLYVATQWIHVDQRQIAPALALPQDKVRITLAGVGGAFGAREDLSMQIHACMLALHTGKPVKIVYNREESFYGHVHRHPAKMRYEHGALADGTLLYATAEVIVDGGAYASATPAVVGVASSLGLGPYEIPHARVDAYGVYTNNPPCGAMRGFGAVQACFAYESQMDRLAQALGMHPVDLRIKNSMSQGSRIITGQEVDMPLPMAEMLARAKDLPLPPARDALPDPADLRTLPGGVAGTTHGEGVVRGIGYGVGLKNLCFSEGFDDYSTARVRLEVVNGEPVALVHTAAAEVGQGLVTVKGQIARTELGVEKVVIAPSDTSVGSAGSSSASRQTYMTGGAVRTACLAVREELYTLARERGHIPATLDDEDLSLTGGKVVSRTLGALVSLTDLLGDGTVVEQTREYHHRPTEMLDPTLGQGSSHTQFGMCVHRAVVDVDVELGLVKVIALDAVQDVGKIMHPLQLIGQIQGGSTQGLGLALMEEVQVGDGQIRNPSFTDYLIPTILDTPPMRIEVLEHPDPHSPYGVRGAGEPPTLSSTPAIVAAVRDATGKALTHAPVRPEDIVGIPL, translated from the coding sequence ATGCCGGCGACCACCGTCACCGATCTCACCAGCACCACCAGGGACGGCATCGGCGCCAGCCCGCCGCGCCCCGACGGCACCCTCAAGGTCACCGGGGAATTCGCCTACTCCTCCGACATGTGGATGGAGGACATGCTCTGGGGCGCCACCCTGCGCAGCCCCCACCCCCACGCCGAGATCCTCTCCATCGACATCACCGAGGCCCTCAAGGTCCCCGGCGTCGAGGCCGTCCTCACCCACGAGGACGTCCCCGGCACCAAGCGCTACGGCCTCGAATTCGAGGACCAGCCCGTCCTGGCCTACGGCAAGGTCCGCTACAAGGGCGAACCCGTCGCCATCGTCGCCGCCGACCACCCCGAGACCGCACGCCGCGCCATGGAGCGCATCCGCGTCGACTACCGGGTCCTGGAACCCGTCACCGACCCGCGCCGCGCCGCCATGGACCCCCACTGCCCCCTGGTCCACGAACCCGGCACCGTCCCCGACCACCCCGAGTACAACCAGCGCGGCAACCGCCTGCGCCACCAGCCCATCCGCACCGGCGACTTCGCCCAGGGCGACCCCGACACCGCCCTGGAGGCCCTGCGCGCCCGCGCCGACGTCGTCGTCGCCGACGAGTACGAGGTCGGCATGCAGGACCAGGCCTTCCTCGGCCCCGAGTCCGGCATGGCCGTCCCCGCCGAGGACGGCGGCGTCGACCTCTACGTCGCCACCCAGTGGATCCACGTCGACCAGCGCCAGATCGCCCCCGCCCTCGCCCTGCCCCAGGACAAGGTCCGCATCACCCTGGCCGGCGTCGGCGGCGCCTTCGGCGCCCGCGAGGACCTGTCCATGCAGATCCACGCCTGCATGCTCGCCCTGCACACCGGCAAGCCCGTCAAGATCGTCTACAACCGCGAGGAGTCCTTCTACGGGCACGTCCACCGCCACCCCGCCAAGATGCGCTACGAGCACGGCGCCCTGGCCGACGGCACCCTGCTCTACGCCACCGCCGAGGTCATCGTCGACGGCGGGGCCTACGCCTCCGCCACCCCGGCCGTCGTCGGCGTCGCCTCCTCCCTGGGCCTGGGCCCCTACGAGATCCCCCACGCCCGCGTCGACGCCTACGGCGTCTACACCAACAACCCGCCCTGCGGCGCCATGCGCGGCTTCGGCGCCGTCCAGGCCTGCTTCGCCTACGAGTCCCAGATGGACCGCCTCGCCCAGGCCCTGGGCATGCACCCGGTCGACCTGCGCATCAAGAACTCCATGAGCCAGGGCTCGCGCATCATCACCGGCCAAGAGGTCGACATGCCCCTGCCCATGGCCGAGATGCTCGCCCGCGCCAAGGACCTGCCCCTGCCGCCCGCGCGCGACGCCCTGCCCGACCCCGCCGACCTGCGCACCCTGCCCGGCGGCGTCGCCGGCACCACCCACGGCGAAGGCGTCGTCCGCGGCATCGGCTACGGCGTCGGCCTCAAGAACCTCTGCTTCTCCGAGGGCTTCGACGACTACTCCACCGCACGCGTGCGCCTGGAGGTCGTCAACGGCGAACCCGTCGCCCTCGTCCACACCGCCGCCGCCGAGGTCGGCCAGGGCCTGGTCACCGTCAAGGGCCAGATCGCCCGCACCGAACTGGGCGTGGAGAAGGTCGTCATCGCCCCCTCCGACACCAGTGTCGGCTCCGCCGGATCCTCCTCCGCCTCCCGCCAGACCTACATGACCGGCGGCGCCGTGCGCACCGCCTGCCTGGCCGTACGCGAGGAGCTCTACACCCTGGCCCGCGAACGCGGCCACATCCCGGCGACCCTGGACGACGAGGACCTGTCCCTCACCGGAGGCAAGGTCGTCTCCCGCACCCTGGGAGCCCTGGTCTCGCTCACCGACCTGCTCGGCGACGGCACCGTCGTGGAGCAGACCCGCGAGTACCACCACCGGCCCACCGAGATGCTCGACCCCACCCTGGGGCAGGGCTCCTCCCACACCCAGTTCGGCATGTGCGTCCACCGCGCCGTCGTCGACGTCGACGTCGAACTCGGCCTGGTCAAGGTCATCGCCCTGGACGCCGTCCAGGACGTCGGCAAGATCATGCACCCGCTCCAGCTCATCGGCCAGATCCAGGGCGGCTCCACCCAGGGCCTGGGCCTGGCCCTCATGGAGGAGGTCCAGGTCGGCGACGGGCAGATCCGCAACCCCTCCTTCACCGACTACCTCATCCCCACCATCCTCGACACCCCGCCCATGCGCATCGAGGTCCTCGAACACCCCGACCCGCACTCGCCCTACGGCGTCCGCGGCGCCGGGGAACCGCCCACCCTGTCCTCCACGCCCGCCATCGTGGCCGCCGTCCGCGACGCCACCGGCAAGGCCCTGACCCACGCCCCCGTGCGGCCCGAGGACATCGTCGGCATCCCCCTGTAA
- a CDS encoding 8-oxoguanine deaminase — MTDHRSLVIEGAHIATVDGAEHPDGHIIARDGLITAVGDGPAPAHLVPDDATRVDGRGHLATPGLVNTHNHLYQWATQGLFTDGTLFEWLVGSYEIWHRLDARVVADTTTAGLAHLALSGCTTASDHHYIHPSGRGDIVDAQVRAALDVGVRLDLARGSMDRGHSQGGLPPDSVVETLDDALQGTADAIDTHHDPSPGSMTRIAVAPCSPFSVSRDLMVQAAHLARDKGVRLHTHLAETLDEEEQCRAEFGCTPVEYAEKLGWLGPDVWFAHAVHLSDDAIARIAATGTGVAHCPTSNARLGAGICRTTELLAAGVPVGLGVDGPASSELTPLAGEMHQALLMARARKGPQALSARQALHMATLGGARVLGRDAELGSLTVGKLADIALWRVDGFGYDVIEDPVVAAVFGPTPPLTHLWVGARPVVSGGELTTVTREAAAARGRNAHARLTQEANR, encoded by the coding sequence ATGACCGACCACCGCTCCCTCGTCATCGAAGGCGCCCACATCGCCACCGTCGACGGCGCCGAACACCCCGACGGGCACATCATCGCCCGCGACGGCCTCATCACCGCCGTCGGCGACGGACCCGCGCCCGCCCACCTGGTCCCCGACGACGCCACCCGCGTCGACGGCCGCGGCCACCTGGCCACCCCCGGCCTGGTCAACACCCACAACCACCTCTACCAGTGGGCCACCCAGGGCCTGTTCACCGACGGCACCCTCTTCGAATGGCTCGTCGGCTCCTACGAGATCTGGCACCGCCTCGACGCCCGGGTCGTCGCCGACACCACCACCGCCGGCCTCGCCCACCTGGCCCTGTCCGGCTGCACCACCGCCTCCGACCACCACTACATCCACCCCTCGGGCCGCGGCGACATCGTCGACGCCCAGGTGCGCGCCGCCCTCGACGTGGGCGTGCGCCTGGACCTGGCCCGCGGCTCCATGGACCGCGGCCACAGCCAGGGCGGCCTACCACCGGACAGCGTCGTGGAGACCCTCGACGACGCCCTCCAGGGCACCGCCGACGCCATCGACACCCACCACGACCCCTCGCCCGGGTCCATGACCCGCATCGCGGTCGCCCCCTGCTCGCCCTTCTCCGTCAGCCGCGACCTCATGGTCCAGGCCGCCCACCTGGCCCGCGACAAGGGCGTCCGCCTGCACACCCACCTCGCCGAGACCCTCGACGAGGAAGAGCAGTGCCGGGCCGAGTTCGGCTGCACACCCGTCGAGTACGCCGAGAAGCTCGGCTGGCTCGGCCCCGACGTCTGGTTCGCCCACGCCGTCCACCTCTCCGACGACGCCATCGCCCGCATCGCCGCCACCGGCACCGGCGTCGCCCACTGCCCCACCTCCAACGCCCGGCTGGGCGCCGGCATCTGCCGCACCACCGAACTCCTCGCCGCCGGGGTCCCCGTCGGCCTGGGCGTGGACGGCCCCGCCTCCAGCGAACTCACCCCCCTGGCCGGGGAGATGCACCAGGCCCTGCTCATGGCCCGCGCCCGCAAGGGCCCCCAGGCCCTCTCCGCCCGCCAGGCCCTGCACATGGCCACCCTCGGCGGCGCCCGCGTCCTGGGCCGCGACGCCGAACTCGGCTCCCTGACCGTCGGCAAACTCGCCGACATCGCCCTGTGGCGCGTCGACGGCTTCGGCTACGACGTCATCGAGGACCCCGTCGTCGCCGCCGTCTTCGGACCCACCCCGCCGCTGACCCACCTGTGGGTCGGCGCCCGCCCCGTCGTCTCCGGCGGGGAGCTCACCACCGTCACCCGCGAGGCCGCCGCCGCCCGCGGCCGCAACGCCCACGCGCGACTCACCCAGGAGGCGAACCGCTGA
- a CDS encoding NCS2 family permease: MTTRDSAQRPQSTPHEGRSWLDRYFSITARGSTPARELRGGLTTFMAMAYIIVLNPVILGGATDINGDHLDPAQLTTMTALSAGLVTIMMGVVGRAPIACAAALGVMAVVAYQAAPNMTWPEAMGLVVWQGLIIIAMVVTGVRTAVMNALPRDLKIAIGVGIGLFVTLIGLKNAGFVSRGEGGSLLQLGAEADGGHLLGWPVLIFVIGLTLASALLVRGVPGAIFYGIVGATVLAVVVHYAFGLDAAQWGGGAPELPASLVAVPDFGLLFQVDLLGAWTTAGPTTAGVILFTLVLAGFFDAVGTILAIGAKAGITDENGAMPRVNQILVTDGTGAVVGGLTSSSATLVFVESTAGVGEGARTGLSSVVTGALFLTAIVFAPVFSIVPAQAASVAMVLVGALMMTHVADIDWSDMGVAVPAFLTIAMMPFAFDIAGGIGIGIIAHTVLRTVQGRVRDVGWLMWILTGVFVFDFSMHALGL; this comes from the coding sequence ATGACCACACGCGACAGCGCCCAGCGCCCGCAATCCACCCCCCACGAAGGTCGATCCTGGCTCGACCGCTACTTCTCCATCACCGCCCGCGGCTCCACCCCCGCACGCGAACTCCGCGGCGGACTCACCACCTTCATGGCGATGGCCTACATCATCGTCCTCAACCCCGTCATCCTGGGCGGCGCCACCGACATCAACGGCGACCACCTCGACCCCGCCCAGCTCACCACCATGACCGCCCTGTCCGCCGGGCTCGTCACCATCATGATGGGCGTGGTCGGACGCGCCCCCATCGCCTGCGCCGCCGCCCTCGGGGTGATGGCCGTCGTCGCCTACCAGGCCGCACCCAACATGACCTGGCCCGAGGCCATGGGCCTGGTCGTCTGGCAGGGCCTCATCATCATCGCCATGGTCGTCACCGGCGTCCGCACCGCCGTCATGAACGCCCTGCCCCGCGACCTCAAGATCGCCATCGGCGTCGGCATCGGCCTCTTCGTCACCCTCATCGGCCTCAAGAACGCCGGCTTCGTCAGCCGAGGCGAGGGCGGAAGCCTCCTCCAGCTCGGCGCCGAGGCCGACGGCGGACACCTGCTGGGCTGGCCCGTCCTCATCTTCGTCATCGGCCTGACCCTGGCCTCGGCCCTGCTCGTCCGCGGCGTCCCCGGCGCCATCTTCTACGGCATCGTCGGCGCCACCGTCCTGGCCGTCGTCGTCCACTACGCCTTCGGGCTCGACGCCGCCCAGTGGGGCGGCGGCGCGCCCGAACTCCCCGCCTCCCTGGTCGCCGTACCCGACTTCGGACTCCTCTTCCAGGTCGACCTCCTCGGCGCCTGGACCACCGCCGGGCCCACCACCGCCGGCGTCATCCTCTTCACCCTCGTCCTGGCCGGGTTCTTCGACGCCGTCGGCACCATCCTCGCCATCGGCGCCAAGGCCGGGATCACCGACGAGAACGGCGCCATGCCCCGCGTCAACCAGATCCTCGTCACCGACGGCACCGGCGCCGTCGTCGGCGGCCTGACCAGCTCCTCGGCCACCCTCGTCTTCGTCGAGTCCACGGCGGGCGTCGGCGAGGGGGCCCGCACCGGGCTGTCCAGCGTCGTCACCGGCGCCCTGTTCCTCACCGCGATCGTCTTCGCACCGGTCTTCTCCATCGTCCCCGCCCAGGCGGCCTCGGTCGCCATGGTGCTGGTGGGGGCGCTGATGATGACCCACGTCGCCGACATCGACTGGTCCGACATGGGCGTGGCCGTCCCCGCCTTCCTCACCATCGCGATGATGCCCTTCGCCTTCGACATCGCCGGCGGCATCGGCATCGGCATCATCGCCCACACCGTCCTGCGCACCGTCCAGGGACGCGTCCGCGACGTCGGCTGGCTCATGTGGATCCTCACCGGCGTCTTCGTCTTCGACTTCTCCATGCACGCGCTCGGGCTCTGA
- a CDS encoding (2Fe-2S)-binding protein, giving the protein MRVNINVNGQDVTADDVWPGESLLYVLRERLGLPGSKNACEQGECGSCTVYLDDVTVCSCMVAAGQAEGRRVRTVEGLADGAGKGGDRPLNTVQQAFLDAGAVQCGFCTPGLLVQTDDLLNRTVDAGRPAPTDPEIREALAGNLCRCTGYEKILDAVHLAAARRAGTDTAGSTA; this is encoded by the coding sequence ATGCGCGTGAACATCAACGTCAACGGCCAGGACGTCACCGCCGACGACGTCTGGCCCGGAGAGAGCCTCCTGTACGTCCTGCGCGAACGCCTGGGACTGCCCGGCAGCAAGAACGCCTGCGAACAGGGCGAATGCGGCTCCTGCACCGTCTACCTCGACGACGTCACCGTCTGCTCGTGCATGGTCGCCGCGGGCCAGGCCGAAGGCCGCCGCGTCCGCACCGTCGAAGGCCTCGCCGACGGCGCCGGCAAGGGCGGCGACCGCCCCCTGAACACCGTGCAGCAGGCCTTCCTGGACGCCGGAGCCGTCCAGTGCGGCTTCTGCACCCCCGGCCTGCTCGTCCAGACCGACGACCTGCTCAACCGCACCGTCGACGCCGGCCGGCCCGCACCCACCGACCCCGAGATCCGCGAAGCCCTCGCCGGCAACCTCTGCCGCTGCACCGGCTACGAGAAGATCCTCGACGCCGTCCACCTGGCCGCCGCACGCCGCGCCGGCACCGACACCGCCGGGAGCACCGCATGA